Proteins encoded by one window of Rhodothermales bacterium:
- a CDS encoding acetolactate synthase large subunit has protein sequence MNGAQSLFKALVDAGIDTCFANPGTSEMQLVYEMGLTDDMRPILCLEENIVTGAADGYGRMAGKPALTLLHVGSGFANGIANLQNAGRANTPMVNVVGANATYHQYRFPEHEMVGGRVIDLARVVSHWTREARSASDLAVIGAAAARYATMGAGKICTVIAPTDCHWDPSAGTPVNEHPISSPRVSPETVQEAADRLQSGRKTVLLLGGPALRDDELEIVGRIAAKTGAQIMAETTPGRFARGAGRIHVPIVKYLLEMSLPQFREVDQVILVGALNPVATFAYQGMPLSKIPEHCVVWTLATTDHDIPAALNDLAVAVGAGVETTERVRRVEPKPPAGELTVEAIGQSMSLLMPDDTILVDEAITASSQLFEETRHARRHDYLLAPSGGAIGNGLPLALGAAVACPDRKVVGLQGDGSGMYTPQALWSIARENCDVTVVVLRNDDYGILNLELARVAQKGPTDKMLSMLKLDRPSIDWVGLSEGIGVQAVSVATAEDFHTQFEQAMGQRGPRLIEARVSQDLQPAIDMIRSKAK, from the coding sequence ATGAATGGAGCGCAATCTCTCTTCAAGGCACTTGTTGACGCGGGAATTGATACCTGCTTTGCGAACCCCGGCACATCCGAGATGCAACTGGTTTACGAGATGGGGCTGACGGATGACATGCGCCCGATTCTTTGCCTCGAGGAGAATATCGTCACCGGTGCGGCCGACGGATACGGACGGATGGCCGGCAAACCCGCATTGACGTTGTTGCATGTCGGGTCTGGCTTCGCGAACGGGATCGCGAACCTTCAGAATGCGGGGCGTGCCAACACACCGATGGTGAACGTGGTCGGAGCCAATGCCACCTACCATCAATATCGATTTCCCGAGCACGAAATGGTCGGCGGTCGGGTAATCGATTTGGCAAGAGTCGTGTCGCACTGGACCCGAGAGGCACGTTCCGCCAGCGATTTGGCCGTGATCGGCGCGGCGGCGGCGCGGTATGCCACCATGGGGGCAGGCAAGATCTGCACGGTGATTGCGCCGACCGACTGCCATTGGGATCCTTCCGCCGGAACACCGGTCAACGAACATCCAATCTCGTCGCCCCGCGTCTCCCCTGAGACCGTCCAGGAAGCTGCCGATCGTCTTCAAAGCGGACGCAAGACCGTATTGTTGCTCGGCGGACCAGCCCTTCGCGACGATGAGCTCGAGATAGTCGGTCGGATCGCCGCCAAGACCGGCGCCCAGATCATGGCCGAAACGACGCCCGGAAGGTTTGCCCGCGGCGCTGGCAGGATCCACGTCCCGATCGTCAAGTATCTACTGGAGATGTCCCTCCCACAATTTCGGGAGGTGGATCAGGTCATTCTCGTGGGCGCCCTCAATCCAGTTGCCACCTTTGCCTATCAGGGCATGCCTTTGTCCAAGATCCCCGAACATTGCGTGGTTTGGACGCTGGCGACGACCGACCACGACATCCCGGCGGCTCTAAACGATCTGGCAGTTGCCGTCGGCGCGGGCGTTGAAACGACGGAACGTGTCCGACGTGTTGAGCCGAAACCACCCGCTGGCGAGCTGACGGTCGAGGCGATCGGTCAAAGCATGAGTTTGCTCATGCCGGATGATACGATTCTGGTCGACGAGGCGATCACGGCCTCGTCACAGTTGTTCGAGGAAACAAGGCATGCCCGACGTCATGACTATCTTCTCGCCCCGAGTGGTGGCGCCATTGGCAATGGGCTGCCGCTCGCGCTGGGGGCTGCCGTTGCCTGCCCGGATCGTAAAGTTGTGGGGCTCCAGGGCGACGGTTCCGGCATGTACACCCCCCAGGCGCTGTGGAGCATCGCCCGGGAGAACTGCGATGTCACCGTCGTGGTCCTGCGAAATGACGACTACGGGATACTCAACCTCGAGCTTGCCCGCGTTGCCCAGAAAGGACCGACCGACAAGATGTTGTCGATGTTGAAGCTTGATCGACCTTCCATCGACTGGGTCGGTCTGTCGGAGGGAATCGGAGTGCAGGCAGTCAGCGTCGCGACGGCCGAAGATTTCCACACGCAGTTCGAACAGGCGATGGGGCAGAGAGGCCCAAGACTCATCGAGGCCAGGGTGTCTCAGGACCTTCAGCCCGCGATTGACATGATCCGGAGCAAGGCGAAATAG
- a CDS encoding DUF1254 domain-containing protein, which yields MVVIYRVFAPALAVFCAVLGCVEKQGPIEAVDDKATPVAVPTVSPSYARVVGQEFPTQKGTYPNKVKTHIGELTFDHGIPTEETSEKLYYEMDYHRAVQVYLWSLPIMGQAQWRQSYLDLYDMKPNQMVYATQFDDRSQILTANETTPYLFGWTNVKDKAAVFEVPPGAIIGLGIDFWQRGFDYGLFGPNAGKGGTWVIAGPETPQSEIPYIEGAKSIELQTNNVWLVSRLSVPAGERDQVVSGFKLYYNGETPRAATIIPSDNKPGRNYQPRGMKYWEMLHAILQEEPVEERDRFFMYFLKEMGIEKGKPFDPSERQKEILADAVLVGEAMAKNMVFRERLPGVLRDDGWRLIIGRVEGSEPGDAMENTQRTKYFDRFDPRARFTYEACLTSERMSFPKPGLGMGYGGMFLDTKGRALAGDRSYVINVPANPPVSLFWAVTIYDVDTRGLITTDQKRAERGSVHEGVRTNPDGSTPIFIGPKAPEGWESNWIKSVPGRAWFPYFRFYGPTEPFFDQSWKLPQIEETDFASVAE from the coding sequence ATGGTTGTCATCTACAGAGTGTTTGCGCCGGCGTTGGCGGTTTTTTGCGCGGTGCTTGGCTGTGTCGAAAAGCAAGGCCCAATCGAAGCCGTCGACGACAAAGCCACGCCAGTCGCGGTCCCCACCGTGTCGCCGTCCTATGCACGCGTGGTCGGCCAAGAGTTTCCTACGCAGAAAGGTACGTACCCGAACAAGGTGAAGACCCATATCGGTGAACTGACATTCGACCACGGCATCCCCACCGAGGAAACGTCAGAGAAGCTCTATTACGAGATGGACTACCACCGTGCGGTGCAGGTCTACCTATGGTCGTTGCCCATCATGGGACAGGCCCAGTGGCGCCAATCCTATCTCGACCTCTACGACATGAAGCCGAACCAGATGGTCTACGCGACCCAGTTCGACGATCGCTCGCAAATCCTCACGGCCAACGAGACGACCCCCTACCTGTTCGGCTGGACCAACGTCAAGGACAAGGCGGCTGTCTTCGAGGTCCCGCCAGGCGCGATCATTGGCCTCGGCATCGACTTCTGGCAGCGCGGATTTGATTATGGCCTGTTCGGTCCCAATGCAGGTAAGGGAGGCACCTGGGTGATCGCCGGTCCCGAAACACCGCAATCGGAGATCCCCTACATCGAGGGCGCCAAGTCCATCGAGTTGCAAACCAATAACGTCTGGTTGGTGTCTCGACTCAGCGTGCCCGCGGGAGAGCGCGACCAGGTCGTCAGCGGGTTCAAGCTGTACTACAACGGCGAAACGCCCAGAGCTGCGACCATCATTCCCTCTGACAACAAACCCGGTCGCAACTATCAGCCGCGTGGCATGAAATACTGGGAGATGCTTCATGCCATCCTGCAGGAGGAACCGGTCGAAGAGCGTGATCGCTTCTTCATGTATTTCCTCAAGGAAATGGGCATCGAAAAGGGCAAGCCCTTCGATCCGAGCGAGCGACAGAAAGAGATCTTGGCCGACGCTGTGTTGGTTGGTGAAGCGATGGCCAAGAACATGGTCTTCCGTGAGCGTTTACCAGGCGTACTGCGTGACGATGGCTGGCGCCTGATCATTGGGCGCGTAGAGGGCTCTGAGCCCGGCGATGCCATGGAGAACACCCAGCGAACGAAGTATTTCGATCGATTCGATCCGCGCGCCCGTTTTACGTATGAAGCCTGTCTTACCTCCGAGCGGATGTCTTTCCCCAAGCCGGGTTTAGGCATGGGTTACGGCGGCATGTTCCTGGACACCAAAGGCCGCGCACTCGCGGGTGATCGGTCGTACGTGATCAACGTACCTGCGAACCCGCCGGTCAGCCTGTTCTGGGCGGTCACCATCTACGACGTGGACACGCGTGGCTTGATCACGACGGACCAGAAACGGGCCGAGCGCGGATCGGTGCATGAAGGGGTAAGGACAAATCCGGACGGCTCGACGCCCATCTTCATTGGGCCGAAAGCCCCCGAGGGATGGGAAAGCAACTGGATCAAGTCCGTTCCGGGGCGTGCCTGGTTCCCATATTTTCGATTCTACGGACCGACCGAGCCCTTCTTTGATCAAAGCTGGAAGCTTCCGCAGATCGAGGAAACCGATTTCGCAAGCGTGGCTGAGTAG
- a CDS encoding DUF481 domain-containing protein — protein sequence MGLICRRVPLLLLATFAGVATASAQMDAEPRRDQAAPDTSVVVGKDENGLMKAYTIEFGDEKDWIQLLSGEWLRGNVERMRDARLDFHSDEIKEITYDWKKVQQLHSPKANTYRFTDGTKLVGPAMINKELVTVQTETGIAMRKRSELNAILEHTPREGDYWSTVLRVGLTANAGNTENLSFNAFWLLVREDSLTRTALSYDGTFGTADRTEVANRHLGSGEVNVFVYPGIYVIAANAQLLYDKFQNVRLRATPAAGAGFQLIATYVVDWKLELAPLGYQYLSLLEPAANVRNPQHDGLMMFRMFADIDFTDDIELLLEWRSNLVYTTIGNTNHLGNVIFNLRVTTILYFNTSFLYLRTRQPFPQADGTVPGKNDYQLVVGISLHIS from the coding sequence ATGGGTTTGATCTGCCGGCGCGTTCCGCTCCTGCTGTTGGCTACCTTTGCCGGGGTGGCGACGGCCTCTGCTCAGATGGACGCGGAACCGCGCCGGGACCAGGCCGCTCCAGACACCTCGGTGGTCGTGGGGAAGGACGAGAACGGGTTGATGAAGGCATACACGATCGAGTTCGGCGATGAGAAGGATTGGATCCAGTTGCTATCGGGGGAGTGGTTGCGCGGCAATGTGGAGCGGATGCGGGATGCAAGGCTCGACTTCCACAGCGATGAGATCAAGGAGATCACCTATGACTGGAAGAAGGTGCAACAGCTCCACTCGCCGAAGGCCAACACATACCGCTTCACGGACGGCACGAAGCTCGTCGGACCCGCCATGATCAACAAAGAGCTCGTTACGGTACAAACCGAGACCGGGATCGCGATGCGAAAGCGATCCGAGCTTAACGCGATTCTCGAGCACACGCCGCGCGAGGGAGACTACTGGTCCACGGTGCTGCGCGTGGGGCTTACCGCCAACGCAGGCAACACGGAAAACCTGAGCTTCAACGCATTCTGGCTGCTCGTCCGCGAGGACAGTTTGACGCGCACGGCGCTCAGCTATGACGGGACGTTCGGCACTGCCGACCGCACAGAAGTGGCGAATCGGCATCTCGGAAGCGGCGAAGTCAACGTCTTCGTCTATCCGGGGATCTATGTCATCGCGGCGAACGCGCAGCTGCTGTACGACAAGTTCCAAAACGTCCGGCTTCGTGCCACGCCCGCCGCAGGCGCGGGTTTTCAACTGATTGCGACGTATGTCGTCGACTGGAAGCTCGAGCTTGCGCCCCTGGGATATCAGTACCTGTCGTTGCTCGAGCCGGCGGCGAACGTGAGGAACCCGCAACACGACGGGCTCATGATGTTCCGAATGTTCGCGGACATCGATTTCACGGACGACATCGAGCTACTGCTGGAGTGGCGATCGAATCTCGTGTACACGACCATCGGCAACACCAACCATTTGGGCAATGTGATCTTCAATTTGCGGGTGACAACCATTCTCTACTTCAACACGTCCTTCTTGTACCTGAGGACGAGGCAGCCGTTCCCACAGGCCGATGGGACCGTGCCGGGGAAGAACGACTATCAGCTGGTGGTGGGAATCTCGTTGCACATCAGCTAG
- a CDS encoding DUF481 domain-containing protein, translating to MKASRLDTVGWGAIVVLFLSAPLLQPPHGASAQEREEEPAKPTPEAPTTAAPTEEATPQVQEAVEQAEAAVEVGIPADFTIEFGDTDDWIQFKAGEWLKGELKWMRQTDNEMEFESKKLKLMQFKWSDIVQLHAARIKTYVFEKGIVVTGRAMVTKEQVIIETVEGVKVFPRDKLVSIIRGEPRERNYWSTRLRAGFSGNAGNSEQISLNVFWRLKRGDELSRTLISYEGTFASAAREETANRHLGDASLTLFISRRVFITPIKGQLLNDRFQNLRLRATPTAGAGVHIFDTKVKWDVDGSLGYQFTNFLSTAAGIKNPQHDGLFAAHTYFKWTFVPDNNLELDWLTNVVYTTIGLTNHIGSAKLKLKVVSIFEFETVFTFFRTERPPPRADGTVPKRNDYQVVIGLVLKINE from the coding sequence TTGAAGGCCAGTCGACTCGACACGGTGGGTTGGGGAGCTATTGTGGTTCTCTTTTTGTCGGCGCCTTTGCTGCAGCCTCCGCACGGGGCGAGCGCGCAGGAGCGGGAAGAGGAGCCGGCCAAGCCAACTCCGGAAGCTCCGACCACGGCTGCGCCGACGGAGGAGGCGACTCCTCAGGTCCAGGAGGCGGTCGAGCAGGCGGAAGCGGCAGTCGAGGTCGGTATCCCAGCGGACTTCACGATCGAGTTCGGGGACACCGACGACTGGATTCAGTTCAAGGCCGGCGAGTGGCTCAAGGGCGAGCTCAAATGGATGCGGCAAACCGACAACGAGATGGAATTCGAGAGCAAGAAGCTCAAGCTCATGCAATTCAAGTGGTCGGACATCGTTCAACTCCACGCCGCGCGGATCAAGACTTACGTCTTCGAAAAGGGCATCGTGGTGACCGGAAGGGCCATGGTCACCAAGGAGCAGGTGATCATCGAGACGGTCGAAGGCGTGAAAGTCTTTCCTCGCGACAAGCTCGTATCGATCATCCGCGGAGAGCCGAGGGAGCGAAACTACTGGTCGACGCGTCTACGGGCAGGCTTTTCGGGAAATGCGGGAAACAGCGAGCAGATCTCGCTCAACGTGTTTTGGCGGCTCAAGCGTGGTGATGAGCTCAGCCGCACGCTGATTAGTTACGAGGGGACGTTTGCTTCTGCGGCACGGGAGGAAACCGCGAATCGACACCTCGGCGACGCCAGCCTGACCCTCTTCATTTCGCGGCGTGTCTTCATCACGCCGATCAAGGGCCAGCTCCTGAACGACCGATTCCAGAACCTCAGGCTGCGCGCGACGCCGACGGCGGGCGCCGGCGTCCATATCTTCGATACGAAGGTCAAGTGGGATGTCGACGGGAGCCTCGGCTACCAATTCACGAACTTCCTGAGCACGGCGGCGGGAATCAAGAACCCCCAGCATGATGGCCTGTTCGCGGCGCACACGTACTTCAAGTGGACCTTCGTGCCCGATAACAACCTCGAGCTCGATTGGCTGACCAACGTCGTCTACACCACCATCGGCCTCACCAACCACATTGGAAGCGCGAAGCTCAAGCTCAAGGTGGTCAGCATCTTCGAGTTTGAGACCGTGTTCACGTTCTTCAGAACTGAAAGACCCCCGCCGAGAGCCGACGGGACCGTGCCCAAGCGAAACGACTATCAGGTCGTCATCGGCCTCGTGCTGAAGATCAACGAGTAG